The DNA segment CAACGCAtctacaaaaaattaattaaaataataaataaagttacTACTTACTGCTAGGTAATTAACTCAACTTGAATTTAAATACTCACCATAGTCTGAAAAAGCTCTTGTGAATCGTTGCTGTTGGGTGGAAGTAGTAGTAGCAGCGTTAACATTGAGGTCATTGTTGTTAAAGTTCAGAGCATGCATAACCTTTGCTGGGACCACAACAGGTGCACAGCctataaacaaagaaaacactTCAAGTTTAGTATAATAAAACCGACAAATGTGACAATAATACAGAAATTAACAAGGTTTTTTTCTTACTTGTTTTCTTGCGTGTCTCAGGAGGAGGGGCACCGTATTGGCGTGGCAAGAAAACACCTGTGCCAGCACAACCCCTTTTAATACCACCAGCACCAGATCCGGATTGAAAAACGGGTCTTGATCCGGATCCGGCACGCGCTATGTGCGGCTGGTTCTGGTGGTTCTTAACTTGGTGCAGATTGTGCCATGCAGAAGATTGAGGCAAAACGCGCACGCATTTCACGCCTCCACGTAACTGCTGACTCGACCAGCTAATCGGTTTGTTATTATTCCCTTGCCTTCCCAACACAGAACTACACTGCTGCTTGAACAAGTGCTCCTGCATAACCGTCTGGTACGGAACCTGGATAAGTTAACTAAATCGGTTAGATATAACTTACGGTTGTAACTAACTTTGATTTTTAGTTGTAACAAACTCTTTACACGGTTACCTGAGGCGCGTGGTTGTAAATCTGAGAAAGATTTGGATTCCCGAAGGAGGCAGTTGAGTGAGGGAGGCCGCCGAGGACTCCTCGGGTCTGGAAATCGAGCTTCGACGCTGCGGCTGTAGCGGTGGGGCTGCCGGCGTGCATCTTCAGCCTCGCGACTTGACCCGCGGCGGCGGATATAACCTCCCAGGCGTCGTTCGCGGCGGAAAACGGCGACGAAACTCGGGAACATCCGCCTTCAGGGCTTCCGTCGCCGGACCCCGCACTTCGACCGGACCAGCTCCCGATTCCGCTCAGTATGGACTGGGGTGACCCGGCTAGGACCCGAGTCGTCTTCTCTCTCTGCCAAAAAGgaaagtaaacaaaaaaaagtgataGAGTTAGCTTCGTTGCAAAGGAAACAAAAGGAAACAATCAAAGAAAACGACAGCGTTTTGAGGCTTCGAAGaaaccctttctttttcttacctCAGCTTTGTCACTGTTGCTGATGGGGACACTACTGAGTTGCTGGTTACGAGTTTCGTGAACAGTTGCTTGACTGAGCCGGCGAGTCAACCCGGCAAAGAAGTCCTCCTCGTCGCTGCTCTCGGTCTCAGTGGAACCGGCGACGGACTCCACAGGCGGTGAGCTGAGTGGCTCCAACCCGAACGAGTCGAACTCATAGGGGAACTCGGAAGGGAAGCCGAACTCGGTGAGAGCCAAGTCAGGAGTAGTGGTGTTGTGGTGAAGCCATAGGTCAGCCTCTTCTGAAGCCTTAGCCATGGTTTTTGGTGAGTTAAGTGTGTAAAGAAAGATAGAAGAGAGAGTGTAGGAGAGAAGGGAGTGTAGAACCGTTGTGGAGAATGAGGAAGTTGAAGTTGCTGGTTGAGGAAGATTTAATAATGACCCAGCTGTGTGTGCTGTACTGCTGTGTTTTGCAGGCCAACGTGGGACCCAGTTGAGAGAGCACAGAGAAAAAGATAGAAccctaaaaagaaaagaaaagaaaaaaatgagagagagagagaaagatgtGTGTGTATGTGGGGTTTGTGAGTTGGAGTATAGAATGTTGAAGACAAGTTGCTTTTATTAAGGTTTCAGGGTCCCTTTGAGAcagttcaaaattattttttttaaaaaaatcttttaataaatattttaagatattCTTCACAAGTGTTAcaaatagaaatagaataagaaatataaattaattgtaAATTTTCTATACATTGAAAAAATCCAAACTTCAAAAATGGAGAAttctttttaaagaaaatatttttcgaaaaatgcttATTGAGATCTCATGGATACACATATTTTCTTCTCCAGTTCATGGTAACAGTAGAATGTAGAATTTTATTCATAAGAtagatatataaaattatatttgaaatttatttataaagatTTTCTCATACCAATTTTTACCTTCAActaaaatagtataaaataaaaagctttGCTATAATGAATATGATATTGGTcaacaaaataaatttcttaTTCATTAAGTAGAAGCTTCTAAgatattgaaaatataaaatgaaaaagtattatgtaaataattgattttaataatttcatatagaatttaaaaaaaatgacaaaaaagggattagtaagaaaaataaaaaatatgtaataaaattattaaaataattatcaaaatttattattatttttaattatgaatttaatttttttaatttaataatttaataatattttttaaaatgttaataataaaaaataataatttttaatagatctctaatattttttttcataatttgcTAACAACTGGAAATATTGGGCCAGTGGTTTAGGACATTTGTcagctaatttttttgtatattgaaaaa comes from the Arachis duranensis cultivar V14167 chromosome 7, aradu.V14167.gnm2.J7QH, whole genome shotgun sequence genome and includes:
- the LOC107457766 gene encoding uncharacterized protein LOC107457766 is translated as MAKASEEADLWLHHNTTTPDLALTEFGFPSEFPYEFDSFGLEPLSSPPVESVAGSTETESSDEEDFFAGLTRRLSQATVHETRNQQLSSVPISNSDKAEREKTTRVLAGSPQSILSGIGSWSGRSAGSGDGSPEGGCSRVSSPFSAANDAWEVISAAAGQVARLKMHAGSPTATAAASKLDFQTRGVLGGLPHSTASFGNPNLSQIYNHAPQVPYQTVMQEHLFKQQCSSVLGRQGNNNKPISWSSQQLRGGVKCVRVLPQSSAWHNLHQVKNHQNQPHIARAGSGSRPVFQSGSGAGGIKRGCAGTGVFLPRQYGAPPPETRKKTSCAPVVVPAKVMHALNFNNNDLNVNAATTTSTQQQRFTRAFSDYDALLARRNALLIQQQRLAAALRREETATYEAALPQEWTY